In one Achromobacter spanius genomic region, the following are encoded:
- a CDS encoding bile acid:sodium symporter family protein translates to MRRFLPDQFTLILLATVAFASFFPAVGKGASFMMVASNVAISLLFFLHGARLSTDAIVAGVKDVRLHALILASTFILFPALGLGLRALFPGLLTPSLWLGVLFVCTLSSTVQSSIAFTSMARGNVPGAICAATASNLLGTVLTPLLVAVLLHRQGGGHGLADAGRILVQLLLPFAVGSLLRPWIGAWAQRNNRTLSKVDRSSILLAVYTAFSEAVAQGIWHAFPAIDLATMVLVNALLLGAVLVITTWGSRKLGMSKENEITLVFCGSKKSLASGIPLATVLFGTSQMGVVVLPLMIFHQMQLMVCAVLARRYAERQPPAQAAVAGA, encoded by the coding sequence ATGCGCCGCTTCCTGCCAGACCAGTTCACTTTGATCCTGCTTGCCACCGTGGCATTCGCCAGCTTTTTTCCCGCCGTGGGCAAGGGCGCGTCATTCATGATGGTGGCCAGCAACGTGGCCATTTCGCTGTTGTTCTTCCTGCACGGCGCGCGCCTGTCCACGGACGCCATCGTGGCGGGCGTGAAGGACGTGCGCCTGCATGCCCTGATTCTGGCGTCCACCTTCATTCTGTTTCCCGCGTTGGGCCTGGGCTTGCGTGCGCTGTTTCCGGGCCTCTTGACCCCATCGCTGTGGTTGGGCGTGCTGTTCGTGTGCACCTTGTCGTCGACCGTGCAGTCATCCATTGCGTTCACCTCGATGGCGCGCGGCAATGTGCCCGGCGCCATTTGCGCGGCGACGGCGTCGAACCTGCTGGGCACCGTGCTGACGCCGCTGCTGGTCGCGGTGCTGTTGCATCGGCAGGGCGGCGGGCACGGGCTGGCCGATGCGGGCCGCATTCTGGTGCAACTGCTGTTGCCGTTCGCCGTGGGCAGCTTGCTGCGGCCGTGGATTGGCGCTTGGGCGCAGCGCAACAACCGCACCTTGTCCAAGGTGGACCGCAGCTCGATTCTGCTGGCCGTCTACACCGCCTTCAGTGAGGCTGTGGCGCAGGGCATCTGGCACGCCTTTCCGGCGATAGACCTGGCCACGATGGTGCTGGTGAATGCCTTGTTGTTGGGGGCGGTGCTGGTGATTACCACCTGGGGCAGTCGCAAGCTGGGCATGTCCAAAGAGAACGAAATCACGCTGGTGTTCTGCGGATCGAAGAAGTCGCTGGCGTCGGGCATTCCGCTGGCCACGGTGCTGTTTGGCACGTCGCAGATGGGCGTGGTGGTGCTGCCCTTGATGATTTTCCACCAGATGCAGTTGATGGTGTGCGCGGTGTTGGCGCGTCGTTATGCGGAACGCCAGCCCCCGGCCCAGGCGGCGGTGGCCGGGGCCTAG
- a CDS encoding Rieske (2Fe-2S) protein: MQDSSAPDVPEIPDAPGVHVCASSELVNGGLGVKVPVSDGSGQTTAFFVRYQDRVHGYLNRCAHVGVELDWEGSFFTRAGDLIMCARHGATYQPDTGLCVGGPCKNGRLTVLTVSEQDGAVYWHPSGKIVPRNDA, translated from the coding sequence ATGCAGGACTCTTCCGCCCCTGACGTCCCTGAGATTCCCGACGCTCCCGGTGTTCACGTCTGTGCCTCTTCCGAGCTGGTCAACGGCGGCCTGGGCGTGAAAGTGCCCGTGTCCGATGGCTCGGGCCAGACCACCGCGTTCTTCGTGCGCTATCAAGACCGCGTACACGGCTACCTGAACCGTTGCGCCCACGTTGGCGTTGAACTGGATTGGGAAGGCAGCTTCTTCACCCGCGCCGGCGACCTGATCATGTGCGCGCGCCACGGCGCCACGTACCAGCCCGACACGGGCCTTTGCGTGGGCGGCCCCTGCAAGAACGGCCGGCTGACCGTGCTGACGGTTTCCGAACAAGACGGCGCCGTTTACTGGCACCCCAGCGGCAAGATCGTTCCGCGTAACGACGCTTGA
- a CDS encoding ABCB family ABC transporter ATP-binding protein/permease — MNSPDAPPKNRGGFSTLRTLFPYLWPPGKTGLKVRVVLALLCLFAAKAATVYVPLIYKHAIDELGKGAPGAVTVPLGLILAYGTARVLSLLFSELRDAIFARVGQHAIREVGLQIFRHLHALALRFHLSRQTGGLTRAIERGTKGIQTLLSFLLFNILPTFFEIGLVCIVLWKMFDIWLAVATGATVILYMAYTLAVTEWRAKFRRLMNETDSEANTKAIESLLNYETVKYFGNEEHEARRYDASLTRYERAAVRSQVSLSILNVGQAAIISVGLTLVMWMAATGIAEGRYTLGDFVLVNTYLLQLYQPLSFFGFIYREIKQAMIDMERMFELLGQDREVADRPDAQPLHLAGGQVEFRDVYFGYDARRPILKGVSFSIPAGKTVAVVGTSGAGKSTIARLLFRFYDADSGAILVDGQDVRGVTQASLRAAIGVVPQDTVLFNDTIHYNIGYGRPGATDAEIEAAARLAHIHDLIMTMPDGYQTMVGERGLKLSGGEKQRVAIARTILKNPVIFLFDEATSALDTHTEREIQANLREVSAGRSTLIIAHRLSTVADADEIIVLSEGRIIERGRHPQLLAQRGVYAGMWARQQDSSHSAPAD; from the coding sequence ATGAATTCCCCTGACGCGCCGCCCAAGAATCGCGGCGGCTTTTCCACCTTGCGAACCCTGTTCCCCTACCTTTGGCCGCCAGGTAAAACGGGACTCAAGGTGCGCGTGGTGCTGGCGCTGCTGTGCCTGTTCGCCGCCAAGGCGGCGACCGTCTACGTCCCCCTGATCTACAAGCACGCCATTGACGAACTGGGCAAAGGCGCGCCCGGTGCGGTGACGGTGCCGTTGGGCCTGATCCTGGCCTATGGCACCGCGCGCGTGCTGTCGCTGCTGTTCTCGGAACTGCGCGACGCCATCTTCGCCCGCGTGGGGCAGCACGCCATCCGGGAAGTCGGCCTGCAAATCTTCCGGCACCTGCATGCCCTGGCGCTGCGCTTTCACCTGTCGCGCCAGACCGGCGGGCTGACCCGCGCCATCGAACGCGGCACCAAGGGCATCCAGACGCTGCTGTCGTTCCTGCTGTTCAATATCCTGCCGACGTTCTTCGAGATCGGGCTGGTCTGTATTGTGCTGTGGAAGATGTTCGACATCTGGCTGGCCGTGGCCACCGGCGCCACGGTCATCCTGTACATGGCCTATACGCTTGCGGTGACGGAATGGCGCGCCAAGTTCCGGCGCCTGATGAACGAAACCGATTCCGAAGCCAACACCAAGGCCATCGAAAGCCTGCTGAACTACGAGACGGTCAAATACTTCGGCAACGAAGAGCACGAGGCGCGCCGCTACGACGCCTCGCTGACCCGCTACGAACGCGCGGCCGTGCGCAGCCAGGTCAGCCTGTCGATCCTGAACGTGGGCCAGGCAGCCATCATCTCGGTCGGCCTGACGCTGGTGATGTGGATGGCCGCCACCGGCATTGCCGAAGGCCGCTACACGCTGGGCGACTTCGTGCTGGTCAACACCTACCTGCTACAGCTTTACCAGCCGCTGAGCTTCTTCGGCTTCATCTACCGTGAAATCAAGCAGGCCATGATCGACATGGAACGAATGTTCGAGCTGCTGGGCCAAGACCGCGAAGTGGCCGATCGCCCCGACGCCCAACCCTTGCACCTGGCCGGCGGCCAGGTTGAATTCCGCGACGTGTACTTTGGCTATGATGCGCGCCGGCCCATCTTGAAGGGCGTCAGCTTCAGCATCCCCGCCGGCAAGACCGTGGCCGTGGTGGGCACCTCGGGCGCCGGCAAATCCACCATCGCCCGCTTGCTATTTCGCTTTTATGACGCCGACAGTGGCGCCATTCTGGTGGACGGGCAAGACGTGCGCGGCGTCACCCAGGCCAGCCTGCGGGCGGCTATTGGCGTGGTGCCGCAAGACACGGTGCTGTTCAACGACACCATCCACTACAACATCGGCTACGGCCGCCCCGGCGCCACCGATGCCGAGATCGAAGCCGCCGCGCGCCTGGCGCACATCCACGACCTGATCATGACCATGCCCGACGGCTACCAGACCATGGTGGGCGAGCGCGGCCTGAAGTTGTCGGGCGGGGAAAAGCAGCGCGTGGCCATCGCCCGCACCATCTTGAAGAACCCCGTCATCTTCCTGTTCGACGAAGCCACCAGCGCGCTGGACACCCATACCGAACGCGAAATCCAGGCGAACCTGCGCGAAGTCAGCGCAGGGCGCAGCACGCTGATCATCGCCCACCGGCTGTCGACCGTAGCGGACGCCGATGAGATCATCGTGCTGTCCGAAGGCCGCATCATCGAACGCGGGCGCCATCCGCAATTGCTGGCCCAACGCGGCGTGTACGCCGGCATGTGGGCCCGCCAGCAAGACAGCAGCCACAGCGCCCCGGCGGATTGA
- a CDS encoding aldo/keto reductase produces the protein MAKVPAVKLNDGNSIPQLGLGVWQVPDDQAASAVKEALAAGYRSVDTAAIYGNEAGVGTGLRAAGVARKDLFITTKLWNDKHGYDDAHKAMDESLEKLGLAYVDLYLIHWPVAGSTKFLDAWRAMVEMKEDGRARSIGVSNFTQANLEQLIESSKVAPAVNQIELHPGFAQHELRAFHARHGIATESWSPLAQGGVTKEKVIVDLAEKHNKSAAQITLRWHLQSGLIVIPKSVTPARIRENIDVFDFELSADEMAAIDAIKDGARLGPDPENFGR, from the coding sequence ATGGCGAAGGTACCCGCAGTGAAATTGAACGACGGCAATAGCATCCCGCAGTTGGGCCTGGGGGTGTGGCAGGTGCCCGACGACCAGGCGGCTTCCGCGGTCAAGGAAGCGCTGGCGGCCGGCTACCGGTCGGTGGACACCGCGGCCATCTACGGCAACGAAGCTGGCGTGGGCACGGGCCTGCGGGCGGCGGGCGTGGCACGCAAGGATCTGTTCATCACCACCAAGCTGTGGAACGACAAGCACGGCTACGACGATGCCCACAAAGCCATGGACGAAAGCCTGGAGAAGCTGGGCCTGGCGTATGTGGACCTGTACCTGATCCACTGGCCCGTGGCGGGCAGCACGAAGTTCCTGGACGCCTGGCGCGCCATGGTCGAGATGAAGGAAGATGGCCGCGCGCGTTCGATCGGCGTGTCCAACTTCACGCAGGCCAACCTGGAGCAACTGATCGAGTCGTCGAAAGTGGCGCCGGCGGTGAATCAGATAGAACTGCATCCGGGGTTCGCACAGCATGAACTGCGGGCGTTCCATGCCAGGCACGGTATCGCGACCGAGTCCTGGAGCCCCTTGGCGCAAGGCGGAGTCACCAAGGAAAAGGTCATCGTGGACTTGGCTGAAAAACACAATAAATCGGCCGCCCAGATCACGCTGCGCTGGCACTTGCAGAGTGGGCTGATCGTGATTCCGAAGTCGGTCACGCCTGCCCGCATCCGCGAGAACATCGACGTGTTTGATTTTGAGTTGTCCGCCGACGAGATGGCCGCCATCGATGCCATCAAGGACGGCGCGCGCTTGGGACCGGACCCGGAGAACTTCGGCCGATAG
- a CDS encoding PepSY-associated TM helix domain-containing protein, producing the protein MTAASTIKTWYWIHKWTSLVCTIFLLIICLTGLPLVFHHEIEHWLDDGKPLSNVPADTPPANLDKLVASALTMYPGEVVDYLFFDPDEPQVYVGMAKTPGDGQASGHAVRMDGRTGEVLLDGPLYTEDKFSFMGIMLALHVDLFAGLPGELFLGFMGLLFCVAIVSGVVLYGPFMKKLEFGTVRAARSTRLKWLDLHNLLGIVTLVWAFVVGFTGVINELSTPLFRLWQSTELVRILEPYKGQTVPTQLASAQLAADTAKKAMPGNEVSFISFPGNAFGSPHHYIAWMRGDTPLTSKLNTPVLVDGKTGELTTVAKMPWYLTALEVSRPLHFGDYAGLPLKIIWALLDLITIVVLVSGLYLWIARRRATEARINELVKRHQAAATPQRTPA; encoded by the coding sequence ATGACAGCCGCGTCCACCATCAAAACCTGGTACTGGATCCACAAGTGGACCAGCCTGGTCTGCACCATCTTCCTGCTCATCATCTGCCTCACCGGCTTGCCGCTGGTGTTCCATCACGAGATCGAACACTGGCTGGATGATGGCAAGCCGCTGTCCAACGTACCGGCCGACACACCGCCCGCCAACCTGGACAAGCTGGTTGCCAGCGCCCTGACGATGTACCCGGGCGAGGTCGTCGACTACCTTTTCTTCGACCCCGATGAACCCCAGGTGTACGTCGGCATGGCCAAAACCCCGGGCGACGGCCAGGCCTCCGGCCACGCCGTCCGCATGGACGGCCGCACAGGCGAGGTGCTGCTGGACGGCCCGCTCTATACCGAAGACAAATTCTCGTTCATGGGCATCATGCTGGCCCTGCACGTGGACCTGTTCGCGGGCTTGCCCGGCGAACTGTTCCTGGGCTTCATGGGCCTGCTGTTCTGCGTGGCCATCGTGTCGGGCGTGGTGCTGTACGGCCCATTCATGAAGAAGCTGGAATTCGGCACCGTGCGCGCCGCGCGCTCCACCCGCCTGAAATGGCTGGACCTGCACAACCTGCTGGGTATCGTGACGCTGGTATGGGCGTTCGTCGTGGGGTTCACGGGCGTCATCAATGAACTGTCGACGCCGTTGTTCCGCCTGTGGCAGTCCACCGAGCTGGTCCGCATTCTTGAGCCCTACAAGGGCCAGACCGTGCCCACGCAACTGGCCTCGGCGCAGCTTGCCGCCGACACCGCCAAGAAAGCCATGCCCGGCAACGAGGTGTCGTTCATCTCCTTCCCCGGCAACGCCTTCGGCAGCCCGCACCACTACATTGCCTGGATGCGCGGCGACACGCCGCTGACCTCCAAGCTGAACACCCCCGTGTTGGTGGACGGCAAAACCGGCGAACTCACCACCGTGGCCAAAATGCCGTGGTACCTGACCGCGCTTGAGGTGTCCCGCCCGCTGCACTTCGGTGACTACGCCGGCCTGCCCTTGAAGATCATCTGGGCGCTGCTGGACCTGATCACCATCGTGGTTCTGGTCAGCGGCCTCTACCTGTGGATCGCGCGGCGCCGCGCGACGGAAGCGCGCATCAACGAACTCGTGAAAAGGCACCAGGCCGCCGCCACGCCGCAAAGGACGCCGGCATGA
- a CDS encoding metallophosphoesterase codes for MEQRFVKVPRNELGRDFAVGDVHGHFSRLQESLDRLGFDPARDRLFSVGDLVDRGPECEAALDWLARPWFYAVQGNHEDYAIRHVRTGQVDVKNWRGYGGGWFLDLPADRQAVFAEAFAQLPIAIEVETSEGAVGLLHADCPVLFWPRLEFALQDRYKRTSAACQWSRERLRQMNRTGIQGVRAVVAGHTPVASPLALGNVYHIDTEGWRAGYFTFLDLESLSAWPCEVVTELVVEA; via the coding sequence ATGGAGCAGCGTTTTGTGAAAGTACCGCGCAACGAGCTGGGCCGCGATTTTGCGGTGGGCGACGTGCACGGGCATTTTTCACGTTTACAGGAAAGCTTGGACCGGCTGGGTTTCGACCCCGCCCGTGACCGGCTGTTCTCGGTGGGCGACCTGGTCGACCGTGGGCCGGAATGCGAGGCAGCGCTGGACTGGCTGGCCCGCCCGTGGTTCTACGCGGTGCAGGGCAACCACGAGGACTATGCGATCCGCCATGTACGCACGGGGCAGGTGGACGTGAAGAACTGGCGTGGCTATGGCGGCGGCTGGTTCCTGGACCTGCCCGCGGATCGGCAGGCGGTGTTTGCCGAGGCCTTTGCGCAACTGCCTATCGCGATCGAAGTCGAAACGTCCGAGGGCGCGGTCGGCTTGCTGCATGCGGATTGCCCGGTGCTGTTCTGGCCCCGCCTGGAATTTGCGTTGCAGGATCGCTACAAGCGCACCAGCGCGGCCTGCCAATGGTCGCGCGAGCGGCTGCGGCAGATGAACCGAACGGGCATCCAGGGTGTGCGCGCGGTGGTGGCCGGGCATACGCCGGTGGCCTCGCCCTTGGCCTTGGGCAATGTCTATCACATCGATACCGAAGGTTGGCGCGCGGGCTACTTCACCTTCCTGGACCTGGAGTCGCTGTCGGCATGGCCGTGCGAGGTGGTGACGGAGCTGGTGGTGGAAGCGTAG
- a CDS encoding PBP1A family penicillin-binding protein: MSTPQQSSATPGGKSGLPWKRILVKTGIAAACVGACGALALGLALALTWPALPDLHAMTDYRPRVPLRIYTADKVLIGEYGEEHRNVLRFDEIPPVMRQAVLAAEDDRFYSHGGVDWMGVARAVLTNVVKGSKSQGGSTITMQVARNFYLSSEKTYSRKFYELLLTFKIENELTKDQILELYMNQIYLGHRAYGFAAASRTYFGKPLSEVTPAEAAMLAGIPKAPSRFNPITNFPRAEIRQHYVLGRMKTLGYLTPEQADQALQQQLTIRGADGTSARGFAVHGDYPSELARQLMYGVFQEDTYSKGIDVYTTIDSKAQEAAYRAVRDGVLDYTRRAVYPGPEDQIDLPDDVESDPQALDDILDGVQDTTPDSDDLLTAVVLSASPTEVKVARSARDIITISDKKALAVVARALNPKASDSQRIRRGSVVYIHKTGGKDGDGWEIINMPTLQAALVSMAPQDGAIRAMIGGFDYHRGSFNRVTQAWRQPGSNIKPFVYAAALERGFTPATQISDQPFMLTAAQTGSKDWQPKNDGNKYEPMLTFRQGLYRSKNMVSIRILQAISPQYAQDYLTRFGFDKSRWPAVLPLALGAGGATPLQVVNGYGVFANGGYRVTPYLVDHVTDRSGKVLMQAQPVKAGDETARAIDPRTAWVMDDILRGVTTNGTAARAHQVLKRNDVGGKTGTTNDAVDVWFSGFTPDLATTVWMGFDQPKSLGTNEFGSGLALSTWLDYMQPVLKGVPEVKPAPRPDGLLVDNGEYYFSEFPPGQAVASLDLSSGDELTDFLNNNLSTDGVDTSVKPLPAPGSAVPPPSLNSPIQAPLQPIPAPSAGNALPAVPTAGIPVAGASASGVPAAGVPVATPINGADGGAASASAITPSSAVVARPL; the protein is encoded by the coding sequence ATGAGCACCCCCCAGCAATCCTCCGCCACCCCGGGCGGCAAATCGGGCCTTCCCTGGAAACGCATCCTGGTCAAAACGGGCATCGCCGCAGCCTGCGTCGGCGCCTGCGGCGCGCTTGCGCTTGGACTGGCGCTGGCGCTGACCTGGCCCGCCCTGCCCGACCTGCACGCCATGACCGACTACCGGCCACGGGTGCCGCTGCGCATCTACACCGCCGACAAAGTGCTGATCGGTGAATACGGCGAAGAGCACCGCAACGTGCTGCGCTTTGACGAGATTCCCCCCGTCATGCGCCAGGCCGTGCTGGCGGCCGAAGACGACCGCTTCTACAGCCACGGCGGCGTCGACTGGATGGGCGTGGCGCGCGCCGTGCTGACCAACGTGGTCAAGGGGTCGAAGTCGCAGGGCGGCAGCACCATTACCATGCAGGTGGCGCGCAACTTCTACCTGTCGTCGGAAAAGACCTATTCGCGCAAGTTCTACGAACTGCTGCTGACGTTCAAGATTGAGAACGAGCTCACCAAGGACCAGATCCTGGAGCTCTACATGAACCAGATCTACCTGGGCCACCGCGCCTACGGCTTCGCCGCCGCGTCGCGCACCTATTTCGGCAAGCCGCTGTCGGAAGTGACGCCGGCCGAAGCCGCCATGCTGGCCGGCATTCCCAAGGCCCCATCGCGCTTCAACCCCATCACCAACTTCCCGCGCGCCGAAATTCGCCAGCACTATGTGCTGGGCCGCATGAAGACGCTGGGCTACCTGACGCCTGAGCAGGCCGACCAGGCCTTGCAACAGCAGTTGACCATCCGTGGCGCCGACGGCACCAGCGCGCGCGGCTTCGCCGTGCATGGAGATTACCCGTCGGAACTGGCGCGCCAACTGATGTATGGCGTGTTCCAGGAAGACACCTATTCCAAGGGCATCGACGTCTACACAACCATCGATTCCAAGGCCCAGGAGGCCGCTTACCGCGCGGTACGCGATGGCGTGCTGGACTACACGCGCCGCGCCGTCTACCCCGGCCCGGAAGACCAGATCGACCTGCCCGATGACGTTGAAAGCGATCCGCAGGCGCTGGATGACATTCTGGACGGCGTGCAGGACACCACGCCCGACAGCGACGACCTGCTGACGGCCGTGGTGCTGTCAGCCAGCCCCACCGAGGTCAAGGTTGCCCGCAGCGCGCGCGACATCATCACCATTTCAGACAAGAAGGCGCTGGCCGTGGTGGCGCGCGCCCTGAACCCCAAGGCCAGCGACAGCCAGCGCATCCGCCGCGGCTCGGTCGTCTACATCCACAAGACCGGCGGCAAGGACGGCGACGGCTGGGAAATCATCAACATGCCGACGCTGCAGGCGGCGCTGGTGTCCATGGCGCCGCAGGATGGCGCCATCCGCGCCATGATCGGCGGCTTCGACTACCACCGCGGCAGCTTCAACCGCGTGACCCAAGCCTGGCGCCAGCCCGGTTCCAATATCAAGCCCTTCGTCTACGCCGCGGCGCTGGAACGCGGCTTCACGCCCGCCACGCAGATTTCCGACCAGCCCTTCATGCTGACCGCCGCCCAGACCGGCTCGAAGGATTGGCAGCCCAAGAACGACGGCAACAAGTACGAACCCATGCTGACGTTTCGCCAGGGGCTGTACCGGTCCAAGAACATGGTGTCGATCCGCATCCTGCAGGCCATTTCCCCACAATACGCACAGGACTACCTGACCCGCTTCGGTTTCGACAAGTCGCGCTGGCCGGCCGTGCTGCCGCTGGCGCTGGGCGCGGGCGGCGCCACCCCGCTGCAAGTGGTCAACGGCTATGGGGTGTTTGCCAACGGCGGCTACCGCGTCACGCCGTATCTGGTGGATCACGTTACGGACCGCTCGGGCAAGGTGCTGATGCAGGCGCAACCGGTCAAGGCGGGCGACGAAACGGCGCGCGCCATCGACCCGCGCACCGCCTGGGTCATGGACGACATCCTGCGAGGCGTCACCACCAACGGCACGGCCGCGCGCGCGCACCAGGTGCTCAAACGCAACGACGTGGGCGGCAAAACCGGCACCACCAACGACGCGGTGGACGTCTGGTTCTCGGGCTTCACGCCCGATCTGGCCACGACCGTCTGGATGGGTTTTGACCAGCCCAAATCGCTGGGCACCAACGAGTTTGGCAGCGGCCTGGCGCTGAGCACCTGGCTGGACTACATGCAGCCGGTGTTGAAGGGCGTGCCCGAAGTCAAGCCGGCGCCACGTCCCGACGGCCTGCTGGTGGATAACGGCGAATACTATTTCTCGGAGTTCCCGCCCGGCCAGGCCGTGGCGTCGCTGGACCTGTCTTCCGGGGATGAACTGACCGACTTCCTGAACAACAACCTCAGCACCGACGGCGTGGACACCTCGGTAAAGCCGTTGCCGGCCCCCGGCAGCGCCGTGCCGCCGCCTAGCTTGAACAGCCCCATCCAGGCGCCGCTACAGCCTATCCCGGCGCCCAGCGCCGGCAATGCACTGCCGGCGGTCCCGACGGCGGGCATACCAGTTGCGGGGGCTTCGGCTTCAGGCGTACCGGCTGCGGGCGTACCCGTGGCCACGCCGATCAATGGTGCCGACGGCGGCGCGGCCAGCGCCAGCGCCATCACCCCGTCCAGCGCCGTCGTCGCCCGGCCGCTCTGA
- a CDS encoding AraC family transcriptional regulator → MPIRLPPPDLSRSVNAQDYQDRPRVVTAMAKEFRAGAQTGAHSHPRAQLIYAAEGVMRVTTPSGFWALPPLRALWVPAGVPHGVEMVGTVAMRSLYIQADAAARYWQQCQVIEVSALLRELILALTAEPIDYPLGGRSEQIAALILTELMAARVVPVQIPWPRDRRLQTICSAILAQPGLQHGIEAWGSEVGASARTLIRLFQAELGLNYRQWVQQVRLADAMCRLSLGEPVARIAADLGYRSPSAFSAMFHRALGAPPQRYQRNASTLNGS, encoded by the coding sequence ATGCCCATCCGCCTGCCTCCGCCAGACCTTTCGCGCAGCGTAAATGCCCAGGACTACCAGGACCGCCCGCGGGTGGTCACCGCGATGGCCAAGGAATTTCGGGCGGGTGCGCAGACCGGCGCGCATTCCCACCCGCGCGCGCAATTGATCTATGCGGCCGAAGGTGTCATGCGCGTCACCACGCCCAGCGGTTTCTGGGCGCTGCCGCCCCTGCGCGCGCTCTGGGTGCCGGCCGGTGTGCCGCACGGCGTGGAAATGGTGGGCACGGTGGCCATGCGCTCGCTCTACATCCAGGCTGATGCCGCAGCCAGATACTGGCAACAGTGCCAGGTGATTGAAGTCAGCGCCCTGCTGCGCGAGCTGATCCTGGCGCTGACCGCCGAACCCATCGACTACCCGCTGGGCGGCCGCAGCGAGCAGATTGCCGCGCTGATCCTGACGGAACTGATGGCGGCCCGCGTGGTGCCCGTCCAGATTCCCTGGCCGCGTGACCGCCGCCTGCAAACCATCTGCTCGGCCATTCTGGCCCAGCCAGGCCTGCAACACGGTATCGAAGCCTGGGGCAGCGAAGTCGGCGCCAGCGCCCGGACCTTGATCCGGCTGTTCCAGGCCGAGCTGGGGCTGAACTATCGGCAGTGGGTGCAGCAGGTGCGCCTGGCGGATGCCATGTGCAGGCTGTCGCTGGGAGAGCCGGTGGCGCGCATCGCCGCCGACCTGGGCTACCGCAGCCCCAGCGCGTTCAGCGCCATGTTTCACCGCGCGCTGGGCGCGCCGCCACAACGCTATCAGCGCAACGCGTCAACGCTGAATGGAAGCTGA
- a CDS encoding MFS transporter, whose amino-acid sequence MTSVQNPVAGISDANLPAPAAAAPSTAFKVLGAISVAHLMNDMIQSILLAIYPMLKDSFSLSFAQIGLITLVYQLAASLLQPFIGFYTDRHPKPYSLPVGMGFTLLGLLLLSVAPSFGWLLVAAVLVGTGSSVFHPESSRVARMASGGRHGLAQSLFQVGGNVGSALGPLLAALFIIPHGQRSVAWFSLAALFGIVVLTGIGRWYSANRISLKPRARRDGDGNGLTPKQVTGALAVLGVLVFSKYFYLASLNSYFTFYLIDKFGLSVREAQLYLFLFLAAVAVGTVVGGPVGDRIGRKIVIWVSILGVAPFTLLLPYANLFWTAALVVIIGMVLASAFSAIVVYAQELVPGKVGMIAGLFFGFAFGMGGVGAAALGKLADATSIGYVYQVCAYLPLLGVVAILLPNVEKRSTR is encoded by the coding sequence ATGACTTCCGTCCAGAACCCCGTTGCCGGCATCTCTGACGCCAACCTGCCCGCACCCGCCGCCGCCGCCCCGTCGACCGCCTTCAAAGTGCTGGGCGCGATCAGCGTGGCGCATTTGATGAACGACATGATCCAGTCGATCCTGTTGGCCATCTACCCCATGCTGAAGGATTCGTTCAGCCTGTCTTTTGCTCAGATCGGGCTGATCACCTTGGTGTATCAACTGGCGGCATCGTTGCTGCAACCGTTCATCGGCTTTTATACGGACCGTCATCCCAAGCCGTATTCCTTGCCGGTGGGCATGGGGTTTACCTTGCTGGGCCTGCTGCTGCTGTCGGTGGCGCCGTCGTTCGGCTGGCTGCTGGTGGCGGCGGTGCTGGTGGGCACGGGGTCGTCGGTATTCCATCCGGAATCATCGCGGGTGGCGCGCATGGCCTCGGGCGGGCGGCATGGCCTGGCACAGTCCTTGTTTCAGGTGGGCGGCAATGTGGGGTCGGCGTTGGGGCCGCTATTGGCGGCGCTGTTCATCATTCCGCATGGGCAGCGCAGCGTGGCCTGGTTTTCCTTGGCGGCCTTGTTCGGCATCGTGGTGCTGACGGGCATCGGCCGTTGGTATAGCGCCAACCGCATCAGCCTGAAGCCGCGCGCGCGCCGCGATGGGGACGGCAATGGCCTGACGCCCAAGCAGGTGACGGGCGCGCTGGCCGTGTTGGGCGTGCTGGTGTTTTCCAAATACTTCTATCTGGCCAGCCTGAACAGCTATTTCACTTTTTATTTGATCGACAAATTCGGCCTGTCGGTGCGCGAGGCGCAGCTCTACCTGTTTCTGTTCCTGGCCGCGGTCGCGGTGGGCACGGTGGTGGGCGGCCCCGTCGGCGACCGCATCGGCCGCAAGATCGTGATCTGGGTGTCCATCCTGGGCGTGGCGCCGTTCACCCTGCTATTGCCGTACGCCAACCTGTTCTGGACAGCCGCGCTGGTGGTGATTATCGGCATGGTGCTGGCGTCGGCATTTTCGGCCATCGTGGTGTACGCGCAGGAACTGGTGCCGGGTAAGGTAGGCATGATTGCCGGGCTGTTCTTCGGCTTTGCGTTCGGCATGGGCGGGGTGGGCGCCGCCGCGCTGGGCAAGCTGGCTGACGCCACCAGCATCGGCTATGTGTACCAGGTGTGCGCCTACCTGCCGTTGTTGGGCGTGGTGGCGATTTTGCTGCCGAATGTGGAAAAACGGTCGACACGGTAA